DNA sequence from the Coregonus clupeaformis isolate EN_2021a chromosome 30, ASM2061545v1, whole genome shotgun sequence genome:
GAAGTCAGCCACTTTACACACCAGGTTGTCTCCCACTAGAATGTTGGCAGCCCTGAGGTCTCTGTGGACGTAGTTCATCCTCTCTACATACGCCATACCTGAGGCAATCTGAAGAGAAGACGCATGTTTAGGTTTGACtgaaacagcctgtgtgtgtgtgtgtgtgtgtggatgtgtttaaATATAGTAAATAGTCAACAAACAAACATTTTACCAACTggtgacattttgttagtccccacaaggtcaaatgctatttctagggggtttatgGTTAAGTTTAGAatcagtgttagggttagaattaagtttaggtttaggttttaaacttagggaaaataggattttgaatgcgaccgaattgtgtgtccccacaaggttagttatacaagactgtgtgtgtgtgtgtgtgtgtgtgtgtgtccgggtaCATAATATGACTAGACAGTATTTACACTGACCATCTCTAAACTCTCTTACCTGCGAGGCCATGTCAACCAACTGAGGAAGGCGCAGCATCTTGCCCATGTCTCCCTTCAGGAAGTCCAACAAGCTTCCTTGTCCCATGTACTCCGTGACAATATAGATAGGTTCTTCAGACACCACGGCATAGAGCTGGACCAGCTTTTCATGTCTCAGCTTCTTCATGACCTGGGCCTCCATAAGGAAGGCCTCAGGGGACATGGTACCTGTCTTCAGGGTCTTGACCGCTACCCGCGTTGTACCGTTCCACGTGCCTACATAAAGGTTACACAGCTAGTTATGTTGTTGTAGTAACAATTATTATCATCAgattatgttttcaaaactgtcaaATAGGTGCCAACTGCCAAGGAATGTGTTGATGCAATgacaaatgcactgtatagacattTTAGTTCCTCTACATGGCAATACTCCTTGCTTTGTCTGAGAGGATCAGCTGGTTTAGGGAGTTGGCTGAAGATCAGAAGGATCACACTGAAACTGATTCCTAAAGTAGCTAATTAAATCATAAGATAGCAGAGCTAGTTTTGTTTATTAGGAttcccattagctactgcacatgcagcagctacttttcctggggtccacataaaatgtacaaatacatgacaaagtaaaGAACAGTTAGacaattttttatatatatacacacagttctggaaaaaaattaagagaccactgcaaaaatataagtttctctggttttactatttataggtatgcgtttgggtgaaattaacttttttgttttattctataaactactgacaacattcctcccaaattccaaataaaaatagtcatttagagcatttatttgcagaaattgacaactggtcaaaataacaaaaaatatgcagtgttgtcagacctcaaataaggcaaagaaaataagttcatgttcatttttaaacaacacaatactaatgttttaacttaggaagagttcagaaatcaatatttggtggaataaccctgattttcaatcacagctttcatgcgtcttggcatgctctccaccagtctttcacattgatgtggGGTGACTTTATGTCACTCCTGGCGcagaaattcaagcagctcggctttgtttgatggcttgtgaccatccatcttcctcttgatcacattccagaagttttcaatgggtttcaggtctggagattgggctggccatgacagggtcttgatctggtggtcctccatccacaccttgattgacctggctgtgtggattggtgcattgtcctgctggaaaatccaatcctcagagttggggaacaatgtcagagcaaaaggaagcacgttttcttccagggcaaccttgtacgtggcttgattcatgcgtccttcacaaagacaaatctgcccgattccagccttgctcatcaccgatcctccaccaaatttcacagtgggtgcgagacactgtggcttgtaggcctctccaggtctccgtctaacccaggggtgtcaaacgtccggcccgcgggccggatcaggcccgcaaacgggtttaatccggcccgcgagatgataaaaaaaaatatatatatttttttggtaaagtataaaatgcgctgcaatttttcaattaaATAagctgctgttccaattgcgtccactggatggcgcaatagcaattgtgttaagcaaacaaactgtttataccggggcagagcaagtaggtcaagcacgtgcagccaatgagctactttgttttgcccgcaatatttattacggcttctacttttaacattatgtgctttggcaccctcattgccccaatatgtctctatcaaaaaagagaaaagtggacgcagagtgcagagtgttccaagaaaaatggtcatcctatttattcacggaattgaatgggaaagctgtatgtttggtgtgttcagagcatgttgcagtgctgaaagaatataaccttcgtcgccactatgtgagtcttcatgtggtcctctgtagctcagctggtagagcacggcgcttgtaacgccaaggtagtgggttcgatccccgggaccacccatagacaaaaatgtatgcacgcatgactgcaagtcgctttggataaaagcgtctgctaaatggcatattattattattcatgccgacaaatatgacaactttcaaggacagcggagatgagagaaggtgaattaactgttggcgggtctgaagaaacagcagtctgtgtttactcacagccgagacatcagtgacgctgcagtgaaagctagctacctcattgctaatgaaatcgcagtggcttcaaaaccatttagtgagggtgaatttgtaaaaacatgcatgatgaaggcagcggagattgtgtgccctgaaaagtggcaggcttttgcaaatatcagcctgacaagaaacacagttgcagacaggatttccgatctttcagtggatttggacagccagttgaagcaaaaagtaaagtcatttattgcgttttcggttgcaattgatgaaagcacggacattacagatgttgcacaattggccattttcatccgcggagttgatgacacattgaccgtcaccgaggagttcgtggagttggtgccgatgacagatacaacgacagcagctgatatttttactgcactcgtcggcgcgctggacaggggtcggagtggactggtcccgcgctgtcagcctggctacagatggtgcgccctcaataatcgggaaaaaaagcaggcgttgtgacaaagttcagagagaaagtgcaatctgcaaatggaggacgtgatttttttgacttttcactgtattttgcaccaggaggctttgtgttgcaagtcattaaagatggataacgtcatgaaggtggtcatccaaactgttaatttcatccgatccagaagcctgaatcaccgtcagtttgacagccttctcagagagaaagaccacatctatggcctgccataccacactgaggtaagatggttaagccgaggtgctgtgctgaggcgtttctttgatttacgagaagaaattgaacagttcatggaagaaaagggcaaaccagtgttagaatttcattccgcagaatggatgcaggaccttgcatttatggtggatgttacagagcacctgaataacttgaacaaacagctgcaagggcgcaacaaagttgtcacgcagtattatgacagcatacgttctttcaagttgaagctgtcattgtgggagacgcaacttgccggtggtgatgcagctcacttcccctgtctgaaaaatgtgtgcgcgacccaacatgtggcagacatgaagcggttcaaagataaaataacgggactgttacgggagtttgagcaacgctttcagatttatgtttatatgtttttatgttgatgtgctattgtttttaaattgtttttattttatttgtatatttaacctattcttgactctgtggttcttgcacttgtttggggaacaggatttcattctttttatctacatttctgcctgagaaatgacaccctgatatagttctgtgatctgtgaaacagttctgttaatcactgaggcattgtgtgtttgtgtgttctttttctttagaattttcaaataaacttgacgtgttttatgattaatagtgatgttgtgcttgtactattttggacacactgtcctcaggctccagctttatgttgtatgttgatcatattaaaacaaagaaaacaatctgaagttgttgtttttaagttgtatatataccatgatttttccggtccggcccacttgggaatagattttcctccatgtggcccctgagctaaaatgagtttgacacccctggtctaaccattaggtgttgggcaaagctgaaaattggactcatcagagaagatgaccttactccagtcctctacggtccaatccttatggtattttgcaaacctcagcctggcttttctttgcttctcattgatgaagctttgcacgacttcagccctgcccctaggagcctgtttcgaaccatcCTCAccatgcacttcaccccagctgccgtttgccattctttttgtaggtcacttgatgtcatcctacggttgttgagtgacattcgaatgagttggcggtcatcccggtcaatagagagtcgttttcgccctctgccggtctgtagctttgttgtccccaatgtctgctgcttgaccttgttcttatgaaccgccgtctttgaaattttaaaggatggaagcaacctgacgcttactgtatccctctgccagtaaagccagaattgaacccttcttttcctcacacAAAACTTTCTTTTTCAattcttttggcatggtcaatagttattttttgattaatattacttttgaggtactattagcactgtttttgccatccagctggtcctattgcaagaggatagtgatgaccacagcagtggtttttatacttttcctggttaaataagatttggttcaggtgatcacctagtcagtacctaattcagtagaatgaggtgtgcctgtgttggaattcaacagacactggaatggaatagctgtcatacatgtagagatgctgatttaagaaacatttgcagtggtctcttaattttttccagagctgtatacagtgagggaaaaaagtatttgatcccctgctaattttgtatgtttgcccactgacaaagaaatgatcagtctataattttaaatggtaggtttatttgaacagtgagacagaataacaacaaaaaaatccagaaaaacgcatgtaaaaaatgttataaattgatttgcattttaaatgagagaaataagtatttgaccccctctcaatcagaaagatttctggctcccaggtgtcttttatacaggtaacgagctgagattaggcgcacactcttaaagagagtgcacctaatctcagtataaaagacacctgtacacagaagcaatcaatcaatcaatcagattccaaactctccaccatggccaagaccaaagagctctccaaggatgtcagggacaagattgtacacctacacaaggctggaatggctaCAAGAccgtcgccaagcagcttggtgagaaggtgacaacagttggtgcgattattcgcaaatggaagaaacacaaaataattgtcaatctccctcggcctggggctccatgcaagatctcacctcgtggagttgcaatgatcatgagaacggtgaggagtcagcccagaactacacgggaggatcttgtcaatgatctcaaagcagctgggaccatagtcaccaagaaaacaattggtaacacacgcaaggtccccctgctcaagaaagcacatatacaggcccgtctgaagtttgccaatgaacatctgaatgattcagaggagaactgggtgaaagtgttgtggtcagatgagaccaaaatttagctctttggcatcaactcaactcgccgtgtttggaggaagaggaatgctgcctatgaccccaagaacaccgtccccaccgttaaacatggaggtggaaacattatgctttgggggtgttttactgctaaggggacaggacaacttcaccgcatcaaagggacgatggatggggccatgtaccgtcaaatcttgggtgagaacctccttccctcagccagggcattgaaaatgggtcgtggatgggtattccagcatgtcaatgacccaaaacacacggccaaggcaacaaaggagtggctcaagaagaagcacattaaggtcctggagtggcctagccagtctccagaccttaatcccatagaaaatatgtggagggagttgaaggttagagttgccaaacgtcagcctcgaaaccttaatgacttggagaagatctgcaaagaggagtgggacaaaatccctcctgagatgtgtgcaaacctggtggccaactacaagaaacgtctgacctctgtgattgccaacaagggttttgccaccaagtactaagtcatgttttgcagaggggtcaaatacttatttccctcattaaaatgcaaatcaatgtataacatttttgacattcgtttttcaggatttttttgttattctgtctctcactgttcaaataaacctaccattaaaattgtagactgatcatgtctttgtcagtgggcaaacgtacaaaatcagcaggggatcaaatacttttttcccctcactgtatgtatgtatgtatgtatgtatgtatgtatgtatgtatgtatgtatgtatgtatgtatgtatgtatgtatatatatataaaaacatttaaaataataacaaatataataaaataagagTTATATATTGAaaagacaccaagagacaacaCAAATACAATTTATACACTATTCATACAtattcatatatacagtgagtGGAGAGAGGCTATCTTACCCATCCAGACCTCTCCGAAGCATCCCTGTCCCAGTTTGAGGTCGAGGCACAGGGAGTCCCTGGGGATCTCCCAGGCATCGCGGGCCAGGCCCTGGGTCTGGGGCTTCAGTACGGGACATACCGCCGTCAGACAGTGGCACAGTCCGTCTGCATACTCtgagaggacagggagggaagCTCTAATATCATCTTCTGGTAGTGTTACTGCTGTTTGTTCTTCACACAGAGTCTCTTCTCAGAGGTATTTTTTTTAGAAGGAATTGGTTGAGATGTTTATACTTGTACACAGtgttgtcaatgtgtgtgtgtgtgactcactgtGGTAGTGTGTGACCAGCTGATGTATGTTGTTAAACTGAGTGCGTGAGGTGATGTAGAACCCTCCACTGTCCATCTTTCTAATCTTGTAATGTTTCACATTCAGCCCTTTAGTGTTGTCATAGTCCAGGACTGACAGACAGTAGGCACCTGGGGAGAGGTACATAAGAGAGGAAATCAGTAAAGAAAGCAAGATAACCTTGGGCTGGAAATATTGCCTACTCCTTTATTCACATTTCCATTAGCTGATGCCTTTAGCAACttctagtcttcctggggtccaaaggAAAAGTAGTTTGAAAGAAATTGCTTTATTAGTGTCCTTTTGGGTTCACAAGTTCCTTTCCTTTGTGGTCCCACAAATACGAAACAATACACCCAGTCTGCCATCAGAGGGCAGCACCAGCCCAGTGAGCCAGCCTGATGAGTGACCTCAAAGAACCCCTGGGCAAttccccttccttccctctctgttTAAACTGGGTGATACTCTTGTGGTTGTCAAACGTTACAGATAGAGATGTCATGAATAGAGCCAATATGATTCCTTATTCTATATGTTATATAGAGGCATGTTTACATaacacatttctatctgaacgctCGTTCCCTTACGCTGTGCCCTGCTGAATGCGCCCATGGCTCCACAATAACCTACTTCTGTCTTACTCCCTCACCCGAAGCCTCCCCACTGCTCCCACTCAGTTCCCGGCagcgcccccccccccctttacccACTCTCTTTCTCCGCTGAGCTCGGCCCATGGGGAGTGTGTGACATTACCGTggctgtgctgtactgtagtgCAGCAGCTGACGATCAGAGGCATCTAACTCCGCTGCGTCCCAGGGGTGTCACATCAAATCCCAAATCAGATTTTATTTGGCATATCcttcgtaaacaacaggcgtagactaacagtgaaacgcttacttacgggcccatcccaacaatgcagagggaaagaaaaatagataaataatagAGAAGTAGTAATAatacaagtgataatatatacaCAACccgtaccgagtcgatgtgcaggggtatgaggtaattgaggtagataaactgagtataccaaacattaggaacaccttcctaatattgagttgcaccccccttttgccctcagaacagcctcaatttgtcgggtcacggactctacaaggtgttgaaagcattccacagggatgctggcccatgttgacgccaatacttcctacagttgtgtcaagttggctggatgtcctttgggtggtggaccattcttgatacacacgggaaactgttgagtgggaaaaacccagcagcgttgcagttcttgacataaaccGGTACGCTTAGCGCGTACTTctataccccattcaaaggtacttaaatgttttgtcttgcccattcaccctctgaatggaacacatacacaatccatgtttcaattcTTATTTTACAAAATCAGAGGTTTGCTTTTTCTACATAAAAGGGTTACGAAACAGCTATTTTAAAAGATCATGGTTCCACAGCTACACAGCTTCATCCCCAGAAAAGGACAATGCCCATGGGCCAGCCAGCATTCCAATGTAGTCTTAATTGTCAGTGGAGATGCTTTGGTGTAATCTGTGATGTGTTTCCACTGGAGATGCTAGCCTCAGACACTCACCTTTGGtggtctcgctctctctaacCAGGAACGTCCCTCTCCTGTTGTCCAAACTCAAGAGGAGCCGCTCCGAGTCGCGACGCGTGATCTTCCCAAAATACCACctagggaagagaggggagagagcacGGGACACAGTGACCAGGTTGAGAGGAGGGAAAAAGTGtgggggtgtgtgagagagagagcgagcgagcgagagaactGCCTTCTGTGCATGCCCCAATCAAATAAGTATTGCATTCTGATTACTGCCCCTTACCTGGAAGCCATAGGCAATCTGAGATGACTGGTAGGATAAAGGTAAGAAATGGAATCATTACACAggttagtttgtgtgtgttaTTATCACGCGTGTCTATGCATGTCAGCTTGTAGAGTATGTATGCCTTCAAGGTgcatagagagatactgtagttgGAATTTCTTTGAATTCCATCAGTTTCATTTTCTATTCTTGATTAAATGAAATACGAGAGAGAAGAAAAGGTGGGAAGGATAAATAgataagagggagagaagagagggagggatttaCTCTTCTGCCTGGATGGAGTCGGACGGAGCCACATAATTGCTGGGGATGTAACCACTTTCTCCCGTGGTCAGAGAGCGAGCCAGCCACCAGTCCCCTTCTCTGTGGAGACAAGAATGGAAATGTTTCACAGATGGTCTCCTTTGCAAGTCTGTGCTTCTAGTTTACATGGGCTGATTTTGATTCTACTTCATATGGAGTGATTCTTAACACAGACTGAGTGAAGAAAACAAACTTTACACACAGTACATTCATATTGGGAGACACATATCGAATAGTCTCACAGATGATCTTCTTCACATGGAGTTTCACATGCACAGGACTATGGTGAAACAGTAGCACACATTCATACAGGGTCGACTCAACGGGAGGAAATTATTTACAATATCCGTAGACTACAGggcggtttcctggacacagattaaaacTGGTCCTGGACTAAGAAGATGTATCAATGAAGATTCTACGTTAACTCCAATAAATTCTCtaggattaggcttaatctgtgtccaggaaatcAACCCTACAACTACTAGGAATACTAATGGTATGGATGCACAGGGGATTCAAACACAAACGTGTACTATGACACCGTTAACCAAATGCAGGGAAGTTATCATGTGAACCAGTAACTATGATGCGTTAGTGACATGAACACACTgggacacaaatacacacagcGTATTCATTCACATGAAGGACACAAAGACAAGAGAAGCTTCACTGACCTGCTGTTCAACTTTCTCCTAAATACAATTATGAAGGTATGGAGAAATAGTATggggagatggagatagagaggagatgcGAAGGGGGTGGATGGGGTTAAAAAAAAGAGACAGAAAGCGTGTTAGCAAAGCAGATTTGTAGCTAGAGATACAGTATACAGAACAGAATCATTACAACAACAGTTATCCACCACCCCCTCATCCCAACACTACAGTGGAACCTAGCTCACTTTTCAAAGACATACAGTACAACCATTAAACCAGAAGTTTGTCTAAAGCTTATACTGTATGTCCATGAAAACAGGGTTATTGATTGATTTTATAGAAAGAAGAGACATTAAGCAGCCATACCTAAAACAGAGGACAGATAATTTAATTGGTGCAGACCTAATATTAGTATCAAGAAAGCTTCATAATATAATAACAAGTGCATGGTGCAGAAATAAAGCTAAGAATGGGTTGGCTCATAAAATAGGAAACAGTGAAACATTATCTTATGGTTATCATATCTCGGTGAGTTCACTGAGTTTATGTATTTGACCTGGTAACCCTAAGGGAATAGCTGTAGCAGCGTCGGGGGCAGATGCACTAATCACAATAATCCACTATAGTTCCATTGTCCTCAGCTCAGGCCTTCTAGGTCAACACTGTTATAGCTGCAGTATTGGGGGCTCGGCTCACTAGAATAATATGGCCCACTGCACTTTTATTGATTAGAGAAAGCCTAAAACGTGTAAAAGCAGCACAGACTGACATCATTAGAATGAATGAACAGTCATTTCTATCATTTTAACATGTACATTTAAATGAGAGTTATTTAACAGACAATTATCTAGCAAGACTTGCAATctgtgcattcaactaaggtagagaCAGCAGGAAGGGGGTAGTCACAACAGGAAGGGGGCTAGTCGCAACAGGAAGGGGCTTGTCGCAACAGGAAGGGGCTAGTCGCAACAGGAAGGGGCTAGTCGCAACAGGAAGGGGCTAGTCGCAACAGGAAGGGGCTTGTCGCAACAGGAAGGGGCTAGTCGCAACAGGAAGGGGCTAGTCGCAACGGGATGGGCTAGTCGCAACAGGATGGGCTAGTCGCAACAGGATGGGCTAGTCACAACAGGAAAGGGCTAGTCACAACGGGATGGGCTAGTCACAACGGGATGGGCTAGTCACAACGGGATGGGCTAGTCGCAACAGGATGGGCTAGTCACAACAGGAAAGGGCTAGTCACAACAGGAAGGGGGTAGAAACATATCAGCCTCCATGTGGACGCACCAGTGAGATGTACAGCTGTACTGTTTGTGAATGACCAGGAGAAAATAGGAATTCTACAGCAAAAACCTGTCAGCTCACACAAAACAGATCCTTGTGAAGGGAGCCTGTTTCTATGGTTACATACTTTACAGAGGGAGGGTGACTGACACAGGGTTTGGGGGCAAAAAAGCCAGCCAGCGCAGCAAGAGACCAGACATGCagagtacagtgtgtgtgtgtgtgtgtgtgtgtgtgtgtgtgtgtgtgtgtgtgtgtgaatgcgggGGGTATGTCTGTGTCTATCCC
Encoded proteins:
- the LOC121545784 gene encoding proto-oncogene tyrosine-protein kinase Src-like isoform X1, with the translated sequence MGGTKSKPKTAGLRTRSLDGNISLGEGGGGYNISPAQHTLMPNLSPAVGGTRRSTQPLINTPELALFGGAESTNSVTSPNRGTLAGGVTTFVALYDYESRTASDLSFRKGERLQILNNTRKLNSREGDWWLARSLTTGESGYIPSNYVAPSDSIQAEDHLRLPMASRWYFGKITRRDSERLLLSLDNRRGTFLVRESETTKGAYCLSVLDYDNTKGLNVKHYKIRKMDSGGFYITSRTQFNNIHQLVTHYHKYADGLCHCLTAVCPVLKPQTQGLARDAWEIPRDSLCLDLKLGQGCFGEVWMGTWNGTTRVAVKTLKTGTMSPEAFLMEAQVMKKLRHEKLVQLYAVVSEEPIYIVTEYMGQGSLLDFLKGDMGKMLRLPQLVDMASQIASGMAYVERMNYVHRDLRAANILVGDNLVCKVADFGLARLIEDNEYTARQGAKFPIKWTAPEAALYGRFTIKSDVWSFGVLLTELATKGRVPYPGMVNREVLDQVERGYRMPCPAECPESLHDLMLTCWRKDAEERPTFEYLQGFLEDYFTSTEPQYQPGENL
- the LOC121545784 gene encoding proto-oncogene tyrosine-protein kinase Src-like isoform X4 is translated as MGGTKSKPKTAGLRTRSLDGNISLGEGGGGYNISPAQHTLMPNLSPAVGGTRRSTQPLINTPELALFGGAESTNSVTSPNRGTLAGGVTTFVALYDYESRTASDLSFRKGERLQILNNTEGDWWLARSLTTGESGYIPSNYVAPSDSIQAEEWYFGKITRRDSERLLLSLDNRRGTFLVRESETTKGAYCLSVLDYDNTKGLNVKHYKIRKMDSGGFYITSRTQFNNIHQLVTHYHKYADGLCHCLTAVCPVLKPQTQGLARDAWEIPRDSLCLDLKLGQGCFGEVWMGTWNGTTRVAVKTLKTGTMSPEAFLMEAQVMKKLRHEKLVQLYAVVSEEPIYIVTEYMGQGSLLDFLKGDMGKMLRLPQLVDMASQIASGMAYVERMNYVHRDLRAANILVGDNLVCKVADFGLARLIEDNEYTARQGAKFPIKWTAPEAALYGRFTIKSDVWSFGVLLTELATKGRVPYPGMVNREVLDQVERGYRMPCPAECPESLHDLMLTCWRKDAEERPTFEYLQGFLEDYFTSTEPQYQPGENL
- the LOC121545784 gene encoding proto-oncogene tyrosine-protein kinase Src-like isoform X3, translated to MGGTKSKPKTAGLRTRSLDGNISLGEGGGGYNISPAQHTLMPNLSPAVGGTRRSTQPLINTPELALFGGAESTNSVTSPNRGTLAGGVTTFVALYDYESRTASDLSFRKGERLQILNNTRKLNSREGDWWLARSLTTGESGYIPSNYVAPSDSIQAEEWYFGKITRRDSERLLLSLDNRRGTFLVRESETTKGAYCLSVLDYDNTKGLNVKHYKIRKMDSGGFYITSRTQFNNIHQLVTHYHKYADGLCHCLTAVCPVLKPQTQGLARDAWEIPRDSLCLDLKLGQGCFGEVWMGTWNGTTRVAVKTLKTGTMSPEAFLMEAQVMKKLRHEKLVQLYAVVSEEPIYIVTEYMGQGSLLDFLKGDMGKMLRLPQLVDMASQIASGMAYVERMNYVHRDLRAANILVGDNLVCKVADFGLARLIEDNEYTARQGAKFPIKWTAPEAALYGRFTIKSDVWSFGVLLTELATKGRVPYPGMVNREVLDQVERGYRMPCPAECPESLHDLMLTCWRKDAEERPTFEYLQGFLEDYFTSTEPQYQPGENL
- the LOC121545784 gene encoding proto-oncogene tyrosine-protein kinase Src-like isoform X2, with amino-acid sequence MGGTKSKPKTAGLRTRSLDGNISLGEGGGGYNISPAQHTLMPNLSPAVGGTRRSTQPLINTPELALFGGAESTNSVTSPNRGTLAGGVTTFVALYDYESRTASDLSFRKGERLQILNNTEGDWWLARSLTTGESGYIPSNYVAPSDSIQAEDHLRLPMASRWYFGKITRRDSERLLLSLDNRRGTFLVRESETTKGAYCLSVLDYDNTKGLNVKHYKIRKMDSGGFYITSRTQFNNIHQLVTHYHKYADGLCHCLTAVCPVLKPQTQGLARDAWEIPRDSLCLDLKLGQGCFGEVWMGTWNGTTRVAVKTLKTGTMSPEAFLMEAQVMKKLRHEKLVQLYAVVSEEPIYIVTEYMGQGSLLDFLKGDMGKMLRLPQLVDMASQIASGMAYVERMNYVHRDLRAANILVGDNLVCKVADFGLARLIEDNEYTARQGAKFPIKWTAPEAALYGRFTIKSDVWSFGVLLTELATKGRVPYPGMVNREVLDQVERGYRMPCPAECPESLHDLMLTCWRKDAEERPTFEYLQGFLEDYFTSTEPQYQPGENL